Proteins from one Bacteroidota bacterium genomic window:
- a CDS encoding pyruvate dehydrogenase complex dihydrolipoamide acetyltransferase, with protein MAIAVEMPKMSDTMEEGVLVAWLADEGDAVAAGDVIAQVETDKATMDLEVYDDGVLLKKIVADGASVPIGGLIAVLGKEGEDVTDILAQYGGGGDGAAVSEDAGQKAEDSEQPAVPSGDGATESIPEGYGHEGQQPEPIPTPAGDGGTAPAAGDGGRIKASPLARRMAQEGGLDIATLRGSGPEGRIIKRDVAAALEGNAPVAAPAPALAPDRAPRPAPAPAPPMEEGTYEAVPITQMRKTIARRLAESKFTAPHFYLTREIDMARAVEVRTQLNATAEAQGLGKVSFNDLVTKACAVALRRHPGVNASYLEAEGEIRRHHVVNVAVAVAVDEGLLTPVIRDADRKGLAQIAEETKALAGKARDKTIQPADWEGSTFTTSNLGMFGIEAFTAIINPPNACILAIGTIRDVPVVEDGAVVPGKRMKVTLSCDHRVVDGATGAQFLDDVVRVLEEPMNLLL; from the coding sequence ATGGCGATTGCTGTAGAAATGCCCAAGATGAGCGACACGATGGAGGAAGGCGTCCTCGTCGCGTGGCTCGCCGACGAGGGCGACGCCGTCGCCGCCGGCGACGTGATCGCCCAGGTCGAGACCGACAAGGCGACGATGGACCTCGAGGTCTACGACGACGGCGTGCTCCTCAAGAAGATCGTCGCCGACGGCGCGAGCGTGCCCATCGGCGGGCTGATCGCGGTCCTCGGGAAAGAGGGCGAGGACGTGACGGACATCCTCGCGCAGTACGGCGGCGGGGGCGACGGAGCGGCTGTGTCGGAGGACGCAGGACAGAAGGCGGAAGACTCTGAGCAGCCGGCGGTGCCTTCGGGCGATGGGGCTACCGAGAGTATTCCCGAGGGCTACGGGCATGAAGGGCAGCAGCCCGAGCCGATCCCGACGCCCGCCGGGGACGGCGGCACGGCCCCGGCGGCAGGCGACGGCGGCCGGATCAAAGCGTCGCCGCTCGCCCGCCGGATGGCGCAGGAAGGCGGCCTCGACATCGCCACGCTGCGCGGCTCCGGCCCAGAAGGCCGCATCATCAAGCGCGACGTGGCGGCGGCGCTCGAAGGCAACGCGCCCGTCGCCGCGCCGGCTCCGGCCCTTGCGCCCGACCGCGCGCCGCGCCCGGCTCCCGCGCCGGCCCCGCCGATGGAGGAGGGGACCTACGAGGCCGTCCCGATCACGCAGATGCGCAAGACGATCGCGCGCCGCCTCGCCGAGAGCAAGTTCACCGCGCCGCACTTCTACCTCACGCGCGAGATCGACATGGCCCGCGCCGTCGAGGTGCGCACCCAGCTCAACGCGACGGCCGAGGCGCAGGGGCTGGGCAAGGTCTCGTTCAACGACCTCGTCACGAAGGCGTGCGCCGTCGCGCTCCGCCGCCACCCGGGCGTCAACGCGAGCTACCTCGAAGCCGAGGGCGAGATCCGGCGGCACCACGTCGTCAACGTCGCCGTCGCGGTCGCGGTCGACGAGGGGCTCCTCACGCCGGTCATCCGCGACGCCGACCGCAAGGGCCTCGCCCAGATCGCCGAGGAGACGAAGGCGCTCGCCGGCAAGGCCCGCGACAAGACGATCCAGCCCGCCGACTGGGAAGGCTCGACCTTCACCACCTCCAACCTCGGCATGTTCGGGATCGAGGCGTTCACGGCGATCATCAACCCGCCCAACGCCTGTATCCTCGCCATTGGCACGATCCGCGACGTGCCGGTCGTGGAGGACGGCGCGGTCGTGCCCGGCAAGCGGATGAAGGTGACGCTCTCGTGCGACCACCGCGTCGTCGACGGGGCCACCGGCGCACAGTTCCTGGACGACGTGGTGCGCGTCCTCGAAGAGCCGATGAACCTGCTGCTCTGA
- a CDS encoding metallophosphoesterase yields the protein MDSATATPLRLAHLSDIHFGKISDERVVSALVDEVNADRFDLVVLSGDLTQRARTSEYEDARRMIEAFRAPTLVVPGNHDVRAWWHNPVERVVRPAARFSRFLGDDLTPTFERPGLAVFGLNSAHGLTIKGGKIRPHHLGEMQRFFAAQPAEAFRVFVLHHHLLRLRALGSHDVALGAKTALQAAGEAKVALVLCGHLHVSHVEHVEIDLERGHRLVVASAGTATSSRGRGSNRNVNFYNHVEVWPGCFTVQERRFDPEAGAFHPERTTRFGRAVQTEPAVRS from the coding sequence GTGGACTCTGCTACCGCTACGCCGCTGCGCCTCGCGCACCTCTCGGACATTCACTTCGGCAAGATCTCGGACGAGCGTGTGGTGTCGGCGCTCGTGGATGAGGTCAACGCCGACCGGTTCGACCTCGTCGTGCTCTCGGGCGACCTCACGCAGCGGGCGCGGACGAGCGAGTACGAAGACGCAAGGCGGATGATCGAGGCGTTCCGCGCGCCGACGCTCGTCGTCCCCGGCAACCACGATGTCCGTGCGTGGTGGCACAACCCGGTCGAGCGCGTCGTGCGCCCGGCCGCGCGCTTCAGCCGTTTCCTCGGCGACGACCTCACGCCGACGTTCGAGCGCCCCGGCCTCGCCGTCTTCGGGCTGAACTCGGCGCACGGGCTGACGATCAAGGGCGGCAAGATCCGGCCGCACCACCTGGGCGAGATGCAGCGCTTCTTCGCCGCACAGCCGGCCGAGGCGTTTCGGGTGTTCGTCCTCCACCACCACCTGCTCCGGCTGCGAGCGCTCGGGTCGCACGACGTAGCGCTCGGCGCGAAGACGGCGCTGCAGGCGGCGGGCGAGGCAAAGGTGGCCCTCGTCCTGTGCGGGCACCTCCACGTCAGCCACGTCGAGCACGTCGAGATCGACCTGGAGCGCGGGCACCGGCTCGTGGTCGCAAGCGCCGGGACCGCGACGAGCAGCCGGGGCCGGGGCAGCAACCGCAACGTCAACTTCTACAACCACGTCGAGGTGTGGCCTGGCTGCTTCACCGTCCAGGAGCGGCGCTTCGACCCCGAGGCAGGCGCGTTCCACCCCGAGCGGACGACGCGCTTCGGGCGGGCTGTGCAAACCGAACCGGCTGTTCGTTCGTAG
- a CDS encoding pyruvate dehydrogenase complex E1 component subunit beta, whose amino-acid sequence MSESANHPMAELQFREALRDAMTEEMVRDENVFLMGEEVAEYDGAYKVSQGMLDQFGPKRVIDTPIAENGFSGLGIGAAMMGLRPVVEFMTWNFTFVAFDQIVSNAAKIRYMSGGQLKVPIVFRGGNGAAGQLAATHNNSTEAFYTNVPGLKVIAPSNPDDAKGLLKSAIRDDDPVLFMESELMFGLKGEVSDEEDYTLPIGKARIAREGDDVTLVAHSKSYWLAMEAAEELAKQGYEATVIDPRTLRPFDTGAVVDSVKQTNRLVIVDECSPYGGIASEVAFRIQSQCFDYLDAPVARVTAKDTPAPYAKNLIEAWMPTVDEVIAAAKGALYVE is encoded by the coding sequence ATCAGTGAATCAGCGAATCACCCAATGGCAGAGTTGCAATTCCGCGAAGCCCTCCGCGACGCGATGACGGAGGAGATGGTCCGCGACGAGAACGTCTTCCTCATGGGCGAGGAAGTCGCCGAGTACGACGGGGCCTACAAGGTCTCCCAGGGCATGCTCGACCAGTTCGGGCCGAAGCGCGTGATCGACACGCCGATCGCCGAGAACGGCTTCTCCGGCCTCGGCATCGGCGCGGCGATGATGGGGCTCCGGCCGGTCGTCGAGTTCATGACGTGGAACTTCACCTTCGTCGCCTTCGACCAGATCGTCTCGAACGCGGCCAAGATCCGCTACATGTCGGGCGGCCAGCTCAAGGTGCCGATCGTCTTCCGCGGCGGCAACGGCGCCGCCGGCCAGCTCGCGGCGACGCACAACAACTCGACCGAGGCGTTCTACACGAACGTCCCCGGCCTCAAGGTCATCGCCCCCTCGAACCCCGACGATGCGAAGGGCCTTCTCAAGTCCGCCATCCGCGACGACGACCCCGTGCTCTTCATGGAGTCGGAGCTGATGTTCGGCCTCAAAGGTGAGGTCTCCGACGAAGAGGACTACACCCTCCCCATCGGCAAAGCCCGCATCGCCCGTGAGGGCGACGACGTGACGCTCGTGGCCCACTCGAAGAGCTACTGGCTCGCGATGGAAGCGGCCGAGGAACTGGCAAAGCAGGGCTACGAGGCGACCGTCATCGACCCCCGCACGCTCCGCCCGTTCGACACCGGCGCGGTCGTCGACTCGGTCAAGCAGACCAACCGGCTCGTGATCGTGGACGAGTGCAGCCCCTACGGCGGGATCGCCTCCGAGGTCGCCTTCCGCATCCAGAGCCAGTGCTTCGACTACCTCGACGCGCCGGTCGCCCGCGTGACCGCCAAAGACACCCCGGCCCCCTACGCCAAGAACCTCATCGAAGCCTGGATGCCGACGGTCGACGAGGTCATCGCGGCAGCGAAGGGCGCGCTGTACGTAGAATAG
- a CDS encoding methylglyoxal synthase: MATPSARSAEAHRMGPPMGVRKRVAIVAHDHKKDDLLDWVGYHRETLVQHELIATGTTGRLVGEVLGVEVSRLQSGPLGGDQQLGARIAEGAVDVLIFFWDPLEPQPHDPDVKALLRIAVVWNIPIACNRASADFIVASPLLAAPYERRLPDYEAYANREV; encoded by the coding sequence ATGGCTACTCCTAGCGCTCGGTCGGCCGAGGCGCATCGCATGGGCCCGCCGATGGGCGTCCGCAAGCGCGTCGCCATCGTCGCGCACGACCACAAGAAAGACGACCTGCTCGACTGGGTAGGCTACCACCGCGAGACGCTCGTCCAGCACGAACTGATCGCGACGGGTACGACCGGTCGGCTTGTCGGAGAGGTGCTCGGGGTCGAGGTGAGCCGGCTTCAGAGCGGGCCGCTCGGCGGGGATCAGCAGCTCGGTGCCCGGATCGCCGAGGGGGCGGTGGATGTCCTCATTTTCTTCTGGGACCCGCTAGAGCCGCAGCCGCACGACCCCGACGTGAAGGCGCTGCTCCGCATCGCCGTCGTGTGGAACATCCCGATTGCCTGCAACCGCGCCTCGGCAGACTTTATCGTTGCCTCGCCGCTGCTGGCCGCCCCGTACGAGCGTCGGCTCCCGGACTACGAGGCCTACGCCAACCGCGAGGTCTGA